The following coding sequences lie in one Flavobacterium sediminis genomic window:
- the secG gene encoding preprotein translocase subunit SecG has translation MFTGFLIAITIVCFLLILAIMVQNPKGGGLSSTFGGSQQLGGVQKTTDFLDKSTWTLGGILIALILLSSIAFNNSASGSKVLGDDEVTIPQTEIPATPEAQQQAIEQAPAATEDAAK, from the coding sequence ATGTTTACAGGATTTTTAATTGCAATCACAATTGTTTGTTTTTTATTGATTTTAGCCATTATGGTTCAAAACCCTAAAGGAGGCGGATTATCTTCTACATTCGGAGGTTCTCAACAATTAGGTGGTGTTCAGAAAACAACTGACTTTTTAGACAAAAGTACCTGGACCTTAGGAGGGATCTTAATTGCATTGATCTTATTATCTTCAATAGCATTTAACAACAGTGCTTCAGGTTCAAAAGTATTAGGAGATGACGAAGTGACTATTCCTCAAACTGAAATCCCGGCTACTCCGGAAGCTCAACAACAAGCTATTGAACAAGCTCCTGCTGCAACAGAGGACGCTGCAAAATAA
- a CDS encoding TonB-dependent receptor, giving the protein MYKNILFLLLLISVSGWSQTEIKGKVVDENNQPLLGANVFWFNTSVGVTTDTEGSFTLKRVSETQDLVVSYIGFQTQKVAVTTDFVTVVLKEMTNLEEVTVSKIKKTTEHSYLQAVNMQTMGHKELLKAACCNLSESFSTNPSIDVNFSDAVTGNRQIRMLGLTSPYIVIAEENIPSVRGASQAYGLSFIPGTWVESIQITKGAGSVSNGYESISGQINYELLKPATDIPFFLNAYGAMGGRFELNTHFNQKYSEKLSSSLFIHGNTRQIKNDKNNDGFLDNPIGKQINILNRWQFHDTEKGWVSFLNVRYMKDEKQAGQLTFDPDIDRLTVSAWGSEVNTEKIEIANKTGYVFKEMPYQSFGFQNSFQSHKQDSYFGLNRYNIHQQSYYSNLLFSSIINNTKNKFTTGVNFTYDAYKEGVAVNFTEDFSRIDNSAGVFFEYTFDNLDNFSAVAGIRVDNHNRLGTFITPRLHIRYNPWKDAVIRVSAGRGKRAANIFAENQQLFASSRAFGILNANGKLYGLDPEIAWNYGLSIIQSFTFLGMDSELVVDYYRTDFENQVVVDVDYSPQYVLFHNLEGKSFANSFQAEWSVTPFTHFNIKMAYKYYDVQSQYLTGQKQKPLQAKHRFFANVAYETHIKEKGKQWKFDVTYNWLGKQRLPATVSNPQEYRLGVYAPDFAVINAQITRTFSSTFEMYVGGENIGNYKQNNAIVAANDPFGSYFDSSMIYGPVFGQMYYAGLRFKIK; this is encoded by the coding sequence ATGTACAAAAATATCTTGTTTTTGTTACTGCTTATTTCAGTATCCGGTTGGTCACAGACTGAAATTAAAGGAAAAGTAGTAGACGAAAATAACCAACCCCTTTTAGGAGCCAATGTATTTTGGTTTAATACGTCGGTAGGTGTTACTACTGATACAGAAGGGAGCTTTACGCTTAAAAGAGTAAGTGAAACACAAGATCTGGTAGTGAGCTATATCGGGTTTCAAACTCAAAAAGTTGCGGTTACAACTGACTTTGTAACTGTCGTTTTAAAAGAAATGACCAATTTAGAGGAAGTAACGGTTTCCAAAATTAAAAAGACAACAGAACATTCATATCTTCAAGCAGTCAATATGCAAACTATGGGGCATAAGGAACTGCTGAAAGCGGCTTGTTGTAATTTGTCGGAGAGTTTTAGCACTAATCCGTCAATCGATGTTAATTTTTCTGATGCAGTAACCGGAAACAGACAGATCAGGATGTTGGGATTAACCAGTCCGTATATTGTAATAGCGGAAGAAAACATACCTTCTGTTCGTGGTGCATCACAGGCGTACGGATTGTCTTTTATTCCGGGAACCTGGGTGGAAAGTATCCAGATTACCAAAGGAGCGGGTAGCGTTAGTAATGGTTATGAAAGTATTTCCGGTCAGATTAATTATGAACTGCTTAAACCTGCAACCGACATTCCTTTTTTCTTAAATGCCTATGGAGCAATGGGCGGACGCTTTGAATTGAATACTCATTTCAATCAAAAGTATTCAGAAAAGTTAAGTTCCAGTTTGTTTATTCATGGTAATACCCGCCAAATCAAAAATGATAAAAATAATGACGGATTTTTAGACAACCCGATTGGGAAACAGATTAATATTTTAAATCGGTGGCAATTCCACGATACTGAAAAAGGATGGGTTAGTTTTCTGAATGTTCGTTATATGAAAGATGAAAAACAAGCCGGTCAGCTCACATTTGATCCGGATATTGACAGATTAACGGTTAGTGCATGGGGAAGTGAGGTAAATACTGAAAAAATAGAGATAGCTAACAAAACAGGTTATGTTTTTAAAGAGATGCCGTATCAAAGTTTTGGTTTTCAGAATTCATTTCAATCCCATAAACAAGATTCTTATTTTGGTTTAAACCGATATAATATTCATCAGCAAAGTTATTATTCTAATCTATTGTTCAGTTCCATTATAAACAATACTAAAAATAAGTTTACTACCGGAGTTAATTTTACGTATGATGCTTATAAAGAGGGTGTAGCTGTTAATTTTACTGAAGATTTTTCCAGAATTGACAATTCAGCGGGAGTATTCTTTGAATATACATTCGATAATTTAGATAATTTCAGCGCAGTTGCCGGAATTCGGGTCGATAATCACAATCGGTTGGGGACTTTCATAACACCGCGTTTGCACATCCGTTATAACCCATGGAAAGATGCAGTAATAAGAGTTTCTGCAGGAAGAGGTAAAAGAGCAGCTAATATTTTTGCAGAGAACCAACAACTTTTTGCTTCTTCAAGAGCTTTCGGTATTTTAAACGCCAATGGTAAATTATATGGTTTAGATCCTGAAATTGCATGGAACTATGGTTTAAGCATTATCCAGTCCTTTACCTTTTTAGGTATGGATTCTGAACTGGTTGTGGATTACTACCGGACTGATTTTGAAAATCAGGTCGTGGTAGATGTGGATTATAGTCCGCAATACGTTCTGTTTCATAATTTAGAAGGAAAAAGCTTTGCTAATTCTTTTCAGGCGGAATGGAGTGTAACTCCGTTCACTCATTTCAATATTAAAATGGCCTATAAATATTATGATGTACAAAGTCAATATCTGACAGGACAAAAACAAAAGCCACTACAGGCCAAGCATCGTTTTTTTGCTAATGTAGCTTATGAGACGCATATTAAGGAAAAAGGAAAACAGTGGAAGTTCGATGTGACCTATAACTGGCTTGGAAAGCAACGTTTGCCTGCTACAGTATCTAATCCGCAAGAATATCGTTTAGGAGTGTATGCTCCGGATTTTGCAGTTATAAATGCTCAGATTACCCGAACTTTTTCAAGTACTTTTGAAATGTATGTGGGAGGTGAAAATATTGGAAATTACAAACAAAATAATGCCATAGTGGCGGCAAATGATCCTTTTGGGTCATATTTTGACAGTAGTATGATCTACGGGCCTGTTTTCGGGCAAATGTATTATGCAGGATTGCGATTTAAAATTAAATAA
- the xrtF gene encoding exosortase family protein XrtF: MKTLLVQYKPFFLFLIRFLVFYFVCTFVYKMYLNQYNPDLNEVDGISQVVAEQTGHVLNLFGHNAEIVKHENEPSVKILYKGVYVSRIIEGCNAISIIILFAAFVFAFSSGFKRTFLFIVSGAVLIYILNIIRIVLLTLALYYKPEYERILHGTVFPLFIYGAVFLLWVFWVTKVSGYAKRNITE; the protein is encoded by the coding sequence GTGAAGACACTTTTAGTCCAATACAAACCCTTCTTTCTTTTTTTAATCAGGTTTTTAGTTTTTTACTTTGTCTGTACCTTCGTGTACAAAATGTATCTTAATCAATATAATCCGGATTTGAATGAAGTAGATGGTATTTCTCAGGTCGTTGCAGAACAAACAGGTCATGTTTTGAACCTATTCGGGCATAATGCCGAAATTGTGAAACATGAAAACGAACCTTCTGTAAAAATACTATATAAAGGTGTCTATGTTTCCAGGATTATAGAAGGGTGTAATGCAATAAGTATAATTATTTTATTTGCTGCATTTGTTTTTGCTTTTTCAAGTGGTTTCAAACGTACTTTTTTGTTTATTGTTTCAGGGGCCGTATTAATTTATATACTCAATATAATCAGAATAGTACTTTTGACGTTAGCCTTGTATTATAAACCCGAATATGAACGCATATTGCACGGAACTGTTTTTCCGTTGTTTATTTACGGAGCGGTTTTTCTGTTATGGGTGTTTTGGGTGACAAAAGTTTCGGGGTATGCCAAAAGAAATATTACTGAGTAA
- a CDS encoding MBL fold metallo-hydrolase, with product MKIHFLGGAGSVTGSKTVLETEELNVLIDCGLFQGLKNLRELNWEPLPFLPETIDCVILTHGHLDHCGWLPLLVRQGFKGKIYCTLPTKGITKLILWDSAKIQEEEAEKANKEHYSKHDPAKPLYTVEEAEKVFPMLKVVDPNEEVYLSDSVYFEFFYASHILGACSVSLTAEGKTFVFSGDVGQDDDVLLFPPVKPKKADYVFLESTYGNRLHPKTDPMFDLELIINNTYHKKGNVVIPSFAVERVQTMMYLLWQLKKQGRIPDIPYIIDTPMGIDVLQLFIDNRKWHKLNQEECVEMCRMFTLISDYKDTIETIYDDRSKVVIAASGMVTGGRVLSYLERYIKRPETTVALVGYQAEGTRGRKLLEGAKEIKMYGKYYPVEATVLSVEGLSAHGDQADLLNWLSDLEEKPETLFLVHGENEAADELRVKVEEHYGFHVVVPSRGQVIEI from the coding sequence ATGAAGATTCATTTTTTAGGCGGAGCCGGATCGGTTACCGGATCCAAAACAGTATTGGAAACAGAAGAACTCAATGTGTTGATTGATTGTGGTTTGTTTCAGGGATTGAAGAATCTAAGGGAGCTCAATTGGGAGCCTTTGCCTTTTTTGCCGGAAACTATTGATTGTGTTATTTTAACACATGGGCATTTAGATCATTGTGGTTGGTTACCGCTATTAGTCAGACAAGGGTTTAAAGGAAAGATCTATTGTACATTACCTACAAAAGGAATTACGAAACTGATCTTGTGGGATAGTGCCAAGATTCAGGAAGAAGAAGCTGAAAAGGCGAATAAGGAACATTATTCAAAGCATGATCCCGCTAAACCGCTTTATACGGTAGAAGAGGCCGAAAAGGTATTTCCGATGCTAAAGGTTGTAGATCCGAATGAAGAAGTTTACTTGTCAGATTCCGTATATTTTGAATTTTTCTATGCATCACACATTTTAGGAGCTTGTTCAGTTTCTCTGACTGCTGAAGGGAAAACATTTGTCTTTTCCGGGGATGTAGGACAAGACGATGATGTGCTGCTATTTCCACCTGTAAAACCTAAAAAGGCTGATTATGTTTTTCTGGAAAGCACTTACGGAAATCGTTTGCATCCTAAAACAGATCCTATGTTTGATCTGGAATTGATTATCAATAATACGTATCATAAGAAAGGAAATGTTGTTATTCCGAGTTTTGCAGTCGAACGGGTACAAACAATGATGTATTTGCTCTGGCAATTGAAAAAACAAGGAAGAATTCCTGATATTCCGTACATTATTGATACTCCGATGGGGATTGACGTATTGCAACTGTTCATTGATAATAGAAAATGGCACAAACTGAATCAGGAAGAATGTGTGGAAATGTGCAGAATGTTTACATTGATCTCTGATTACAAAGATACGATTGAAACAATATATGATGATCGTTCTAAAGTGGTTATTGCTGCCAGCGGAATGGTTACCGGCGGCAGAGTGTTGTCTTACCTGGAACGCTATATAAAAAGACCGGAAACTACAGTTGCTTTAGTGGGGTATCAGGCAGAGGGAACCAGAGGCCGAAAATTACTGGAAGGAGCTAAGGAAATAAAAATGTATGGTAAATATTATCCGGTTGAGGCAACAGTTCTTTCTGTTGAAGGTTTGTCGGCTCATGGAGATCAGGCAGATCTGTTGAATTGGCTTTCTGATCTGGAAGAAAAACCGGAAACGCTTTTTTTGGTTCATGGCGAAAATGAAGCTGCTGATGAATTAAGGGTAAAAGTAGAAGAGCATTATGGTTTTCATGTAGTTGTTCCGAGTAGAGGGCAAGTGATTGAAATTTGA
- the groL gene encoding chaperonin GroEL (60 kDa chaperone family; promotes refolding of misfolded polypeptides especially under stressful conditions; forms two stacked rings of heptamers to form a barrel-shaped 14mer; ends can be capped by GroES; misfolded proteins enter the barrel where they are refolded when GroES binds), which yields MAKDIKFDIEARDGLKRGVDALANAVKVTLGPKGRNVIISKSFGGPTVTKDGVSVAKEIELQDPLENMGAQMVKEVASKTNDLAGDGTTTATVLAQAIVKEGLKNVAAGANPMDLKRGIDKAVEALVADLGKQAQEVGDSSEKIKQVASISANNDDTIGELIATAFTKVGKEGVITVEEAKGTDTYVDVVEGMQFDRGYLSPYFVTNADKMVAELDNPYILLYDKKISNLQELLPILEPVAQSSRPLLIIAEDVDGQALATLVVNKLRGGLKIAAVKAPGFGDRRKAMLEDIAILTGGTVIAEESGFTLENATLAMLGTAETVTIDKDNTTIVNGNGDAENIKARVNQIKAQIETTTSDYDREKLQERLAKLAGGVAVLYVGAASEVEMKEKKDRVDDALHATRAAVEEGIVAGGGVALVRAKNVLTDVQAVNADETTGIQIVNRAIESPLRTIVENAGGEGSVVISKVLEGKADFGFNAKTGEYVEMLKAGIIDPKKVTRVALENAASVAGMILTTECALIDIKEEAPAMPPMGGGMPGMM from the coding sequence ATGGCAAAAGATATTAAATTCGACATTGAAGCTCGCGACGGTTTAAAACGCGGTGTAGATGCTTTAGCAAATGCTGTTAAAGTAACTTTAGGACCAAAAGGTAGAAATGTTATTATCTCTAAATCATTCGGAGGCCCTACAGTAACCAAAGATGGTGTTTCCGTAGCAAAAGAAATCGAATTACAAGACCCATTAGAGAACATGGGAGCTCAAATGGTTAAAGAAGTAGCATCAAAAACTAATGATTTAGCCGGAGATGGTACTACAACTGCAACAGTTTTAGCACAAGCAATTGTTAAAGAAGGACTTAAAAACGTTGCTGCCGGAGCAAATCCGATGGATCTAAAACGGGGTATTGACAAAGCGGTTGAGGCCTTAGTAGCAGACTTAGGTAAACAGGCTCAGGAAGTAGGTGATTCTTCTGAAAAGATCAAACAAGTAGCTTCTATTTCTGCCAATAATGACGATACTATCGGCGAATTGATCGCAACTGCTTTTACAAAAGTAGGTAAGGAAGGGGTTATTACCGTTGAAGAAGCTAAAGGTACGGATACTTACGTAGACGTTGTTGAAGGGATGCAGTTTGACAGAGGTTACCTTTCTCCTTATTTCGTAACTAATGCTGATAAGATGGTTGCCGAACTAGACAATCCTTATATTTTACTATACGATAAAAAGATCTCTAACTTACAGGAATTACTTCCTATTTTAGAACCTGTTGCTCAATCAAGCCGTCCGCTATTGATCATTGCTGAAGATGTAGACGGACAAGCTTTAGCTACTTTAGTAGTTAATAAATTAAGAGGCGGATTAAAAATTGCTGCTGTTAAAGCTCCGGGGTTCGGTGACAGAAGAAAAGCAATGTTAGAAGATATTGCCATCTTAACCGGAGGTACTGTAATTGCTGAAGAAAGCGGATTCACTCTTGAAAATGCTACTTTAGCTATGTTAGGAACGGCTGAAACGGTTACTATCGATAAAGACAACACAACTATTGTAAACGGTAACGGCGATGCTGAAAACATTAAAGCTCGTGTAAACCAGATCAAAGCTCAGATCGAAACTACGACTTCTGACTATGATAGAGAAAAACTTCAGGAACGTTTGGCTAAATTAGCCGGAGGTGTAGCTGTATTATATGTTGGTGCAGCCTCTGAAGTAGAAATGAAAGAGAAAAAAGATCGTGTTGATGATGCTTTACACGCTACAAGAGCTGCTGTTGAAGAAGGAATTGTTGCCGGAGGTGGTGTAGCTTTAGTAAGGGCTAAAAATGTATTAACCGATGTGCAAGCTGTTAATGCTGATGAAACAACAGGTATCCAAATCGTAAACAGAGCTATCGAATCTCCTTTGAGAACAATTGTTGAAAACGCCGGTGGTGAAGGTTCTGTTGTTATTTCAAAAGTATTGGAAGGTAAAGCTGATTTTGGTTTCAATGCTAAAACCGGAGAATATGTTGAAATGTTGAAAGCAGGGATCATTGACCCTAAAAAAGTAACTCGTGTAGCTCTTGAAAATGCGGCTTCTGTTGCCGGAATGATCTTAACTACTGAGTGTGCTTTGATCGATATTAAAGAAGAAGCTCCTGCAATGCCTCCTATGGGTGGCGGAATGCCGGGAATGATGTAA
- a CDS encoding LptE family protein → MISKLKYSFLILSITLLFTGCSVNYNLTGTGKIDAETFQVNYFQNSADLIEPGIERTFTLRLQDLIQNQTNLNLVNHDGDLVYEGEIVEYRISPMSATADQLAAQNRLTISVLVRFTNKKHEDDDFEKRFSFYHDYPASEQMVGSRLTTALDEIYERITQDIFNASLAKW, encoded by the coding sequence ATGATCTCAAAGCTAAAATACAGTTTTTTAATCCTTAGTATCACCCTGCTGTTTACAGGATGTAGTGTAAACTATAATCTTACCGGAACAGGTAAAATCGACGCCGAAACATTTCAGGTCAATTATTTTCAGAATTCAGCTGATCTGATCGAACCCGGAATTGAAAGAACATTCACACTTCGTCTGCAGGATCTGATCCAGAACCAGACGAACCTGAATTTAGTAAATCACGACGGAGATTTAGTATATGAAGGAGAAATTGTAGAATACCGCATTTCCCCTATGTCAGCAACGGCAGACCAGCTTGCTGCTCAAAACCGTTTAACTATAAGTGTTTTGGTTCGTTTTACCAATAAAAAACACGAAGATGATGATTTTGAAAAACGGTTTTCATTCTATCATGATTACCCGGCTTCCGAACAAATGGTAGGAAGTAGGTTAACAACGGCTTTAGACGAAATTTACGAACGGATCACACAAGATATTTTCAACGCTTCCTTAGCAAAATGGTAA
- a CDS encoding tetratricopeptide repeat protein produces the protein MDSSRKPFGNPKSQTDIPQAEEIETPITEHALKTDVAPNENTEASPEELLEIGKPFNFNSSEKHSFNEWLQLTRIAPIERNETEKEPEIDSERNKKFDLIDKFIETNPKIVPSKESQSNAVNISKSLEEPTHLMTETLAQIYLEQKKYQRAIQAYEILILKYPEKSSFFADRINSIKKLQQNNNN, from the coding sequence ATGGATAGCTCCCGAAAACCTTTCGGAAACCCGAAAAGTCAGACCGACATTCCACAAGCAGAAGAAATAGAAACCCCGATTACTGAGCATGCTTTAAAAACGGATGTTGCACCGAATGAAAATACAGAAGCTTCTCCGGAAGAGCTATTAGAAATAGGCAAACCTTTCAACTTCAATTCAAGTGAAAAACACTCTTTTAACGAATGGCTCCAGCTTACCAGAATTGCTCCTATTGAAAGAAATGAAACTGAAAAAGAGCCTGAAATTGACAGTGAACGAAACAAAAAATTCGATTTGATCGATAAATTTATTGAAACAAACCCTAAAATAGTTCCTTCAAAAGAAAGCCAGTCCAACGCCGTAAATATCAGCAAAAGCCTTGAAGAACCTACACATTTGATGACCGAAACATTGGCGCAGATATACTTAGAACAAAAAAAATATCAACGTGCCATACAAGCTTATGAAATTTTAATTTTGAAATATCCAGAAAAAAGTAGTTTCTTTGCAGACCGAATTAATAGTATAAAAAAATTACAACAAAATAATAATAACTAA
- a CDS encoding ATP cone domain-containing protein, with amino-acid sequence MKIKKYSGEEVQFDQEKLIRSLMASGTTREIALEVINEITPKLYEGISSRKIFRLAFQRLKNRSKATAARYNLKSGIKALGPAGFYFEKFIARIFELEGYQARTNVFVEGRCISHELDVVIKNGNHVAMAECKFHSNQEIKTDVKVPMYILSRFNDVNQKRYDFFSGGSDMISKCWLVTNNKFTTDALDFANCVGLSLMSWDYPEGESLRDRINKFNVYPITCLTTLTMAEKEILLMQDVLTVYDLMHFGKAFSVLKLSQSRMKNVKQECTQLLNR; translated from the coding sequence ATGAAAATCAAAAAATATTCCGGAGAGGAAGTCCAGTTTGATCAGGAAAAACTGATCCGTTCCTTAATGGCATCCGGAACAACCAGAGAGATAGCTTTAGAAGTGATCAACGAGATCACGCCTAAATTGTATGAGGGCATTTCGTCCCGAAAAATTTTCAGATTGGCCTTTCAACGATTAAAGAACAGATCAAAAGCTACTGCAGCCCGTTACAATTTAAAATCGGGAATAAAGGCTTTGGGACCTGCAGGGTTTTATTTTGAAAAGTTCATTGCCCGTATATTCGAATTAGAAGGATATCAGGCACGAACCAATGTTTTTGTGGAAGGGCGTTGTATTTCGCATGAATTGGATGTGGTGATAAAGAATGGCAACCATGTAGCTATGGCGGAATGTAAATTCCATAGCAATCAGGAGATAAAGACCGATGTTAAGGTGCCGATGTATATTTTGTCGAGATTCAATGATGTGAACCAAAAGAGGTATGATTTTTTTTCGGGAGGAAGTGATATGATCTCAAAATGCTGGTTGGTGACCAATAATAAGTTCACAACAGATGCACTCGACTTTGCAAATTGTGTCGGTTTGTCCTTAATGAGTTGGGATTATCCGGAAGGGGAAAGCCTTCGGGACAGGATCAATAAATTTAATGTATACCCTATAACATGTTTGACTACATTGACGATGGCGGAAAAAGAGATCCTGCTCATGCAGGATGTGTTGACGGTGTATGATCTGATGCATTTCGGGAAGGCTTTTTCTGTTTTGAAGTTAAGTCAAAGCCGAATGAAAAATGTCAAACAAGAATGTACTCAACTTTTAAATCGTTAG
- a CDS encoding exosortase F system-associated membrane protein, whose translation MPKEILLSKKNIAGITGLLLLLVGVRVFEDALFYDPFINFFKTEFQHQRLPDFDAVQLFLGLLFRYSVNTVLSLGILCLLFRQKQILVVSFWMYVLFFILLSIAFFWLLRYDPDYMMLFYVRRFLIQPLFLVLFIPAFYYQKFAK comes from the coding sequence ATGCCAAAAGAAATATTACTGAGTAAGAAAAATATAGCAGGTATTACAGGTCTTCTTTTACTCTTAGTAGGAGTAAGGGTGTTTGAAGATGCCCTTTTCTATGATCCATTCATTAACTTCTTTAAAACCGAATTTCAGCATCAGCGTTTACCTGATTTTGATGCGGTGCAGTTGTTTTTAGGGCTGTTGTTCCGCTATTCAGTAAACACTGTCCTTTCTTTAGGTATCCTGTGTCTTTTGTTCAGACAAAAACAAATCCTTGTGGTTTCTTTCTGGATGTATGTTTTATTTTTTATTTTGTTGAGTATAGCTTTCTTCTGGCTTCTTCGATATGATCCGGATTATATGATGTTGTTTTACGTAAGAAGGTTTTTGATCCAACCTTTATTTCTTGTTTTGTTCATTCCGGCGTTTTATTATCAGAAATTTGCAAAATAA
- a CDS encoding HYC_CC_PP family protein: MRLKKVISAVLLFLILFSNLGLAVNVHYCHNKMASVSLGYQVEEACVIEEKDCCAAQKDHEDCCSDSVVKAENETATVLARSHQSELSFFVLSTVCIPDFFSVAETIVQQKWFCFYCDSMHHRFISCIVNTFFMSEF; this comes from the coding sequence ATGAGGCTAAAAAAAGTAATAAGTGCAGTTTTATTGTTTCTGATCCTGTTCTCTAATTTAGGGTTAGCTGTAAATGTACATTATTGCCATAATAAAATGGCTTCGGTCTCTTTGGGGTATCAGGTTGAAGAAGCTTGTGTGATAGAGGAAAAAGACTGTTGTGCAGCTCAAAAAGATCATGAAGACTGTTGTTCAGATTCAGTTGTAAAAGCAGAGAATGAAACAGCTACTGTTTTAGCCCGGTCTCATCAATCGGAATTATCGTTTTTTGTTCTTTCAACTGTTTGTATTCCCGATTTTTTCTCTGTTGCAGAAACGATTGTTCAACAAAAGTGGTTCTGTTTTTACTGTGATTCCATGCACCACCGCTTTATAAGTTGTATTGTCAATACCTTTTTTATGTCTGAGTTTTAA
- a CDS encoding co-chaperone GroES: MSLNIKPISDRVVIEPMAAETTTASGIIIPDTAKEKPQKGTVVAVGNGKKDHTMTVKVGDTVLYGKYSGTEFKYEGKDYLIMREDEIYAIL, from the coding sequence ATGTCATTAAACATTAAACCTATTTCAGATCGCGTAGTAATTGAGCCAATGGCTGCAGAAACTACAACGGCTTCAGGGATCATTATTCCTGACACTGCAAAAGAAAAACCTCAAAAAGGAACTGTAGTTGCCGTAGGTAACGGTAAAAAAGACCACACGATGACCGTTAAAGTAGGCGACACTGTACTTTATGGCAAATATTCAGGTACCGAGTTCAAGTACGAAGGTAAAGATTACCTGATCATGCGTGAAGATGAAATTTACGCTATCTTATAA
- a CDS encoding heavy-metal-associated domain-containing protein — protein MKKVMLVFFLSFLASTGMMGQEKKSKNKQVEFKVNGNCEMCKKRIEKAAFSVKGVKSAQWHVDHHDIHLIIDENKCSVEEVQQAIAKAGHDTENFKASNEDYERLHSCCQYERL, from the coding sequence ATGAAAAAAGTAATGTTAGTATTCTTTTTAAGTTTTTTGGCATCTACAGGAATGATGGGGCAAGAAAAGAAAAGTAAGAATAAACAAGTTGAATTTAAAGTTAACGGGAATTGTGAAATGTGTAAAAAACGTATAGAAAAGGCTGCTTTTTCTGTTAAAGGAGTAAAAAGTGCACAGTGGCATGTTGATCATCACGATATTCATCTGATTATTGATGAAAATAAATGTTCAGTTGAAGAAGTACAACAAGCAATTGCTAAAGCCGGTCACGATACTGAAAACTTTAAAGCTAGTAATGAAGATTACGAGCGTTTGCATTCTTGTTGTCAATACGAACGATTGTAA